A window from Mustela erminea isolate mMusErm1 chromosome 17, mMusErm1.Pri, whole genome shotgun sequence encodes these proteins:
- the KISS1 gene encoding metastasis-suppressor KiSS-1, protein MNSLVSWQLMLFLCATVFRETFEKEAPMENPGLTGHRLGPQALLAPWEQSQRCAERKAAGAQSSPRGASLCPPPESPAGPQRRGLCAPRSRLIPAPRGSVLVQREKDLSAYNWNSFGLRYGKRQTAPPAKLGGGAWRG, encoded by the exons ATGAACTCACTGGTCTCTTGGCAGCTGATGCTTTTCCTCTGTGCCACTGTCTTCAGGGAAACATTTGAAAAGGAGGCACCCATGGAGAACCCTGGACTGACAG GCCATCGGCTCGGACCCCAGGCCCTCCTGGCCCCGTGGGAGCAGAGCCAGCGGTGCGCGGAGAGGAAGGCAGCCGGGGCTCAGTCCAGCCCGCGGGGGGCTTCGCTGTGCCCGCCTCCCGAGAGCCCCGCGGGGCCCCAGCGGCGGGGCCTGTGCGCCCCCCGCAGCCGCCTGATCCCCGCCCCCCGGGGCTCAGTGCTGGTGCAGCGGGAAAAGGATCTGTCCGCCTACAACTGGAACTCCTTCGGCCTGCGCTACGGCAAGCGGCAGACTGCGCCCCCCGCGAAACTGGGCGGGGGCGCCTGGCGTGGCTGA
- the GOLT1A gene encoding vesicle transport protein GOT1A, translating to MISITEWQKIGVGTTGFGVFFILFGILLYFDSVLLAFGNLLFLTGLLFIIGLRKTFSFFFQRHKLKGTSFFLGGVVIVLLRWPLLGMVLETYGFLSLFKGFFPVIFGFLGNASNIPFLSALFQRLQGTRSMV from the exons AGATTGGTGTGGGTACCACCGGCTTTGGTGTCTTCTTCATCCTCTTTGGGATACTGCTGTACTTTGATTCGGTGCTCCTGGCCTTCGGAAAT ctgCTCTTCCTGACCGGCCTCTTGTTCATCATCGGCTTGAGgaagacattttccttctttttccagaGGCACAAGCTCAAAGGGACCAGCTTCTTCCTGGGGGGTGTGGTCATTGTGCTGCTGCGCTGGCCCCTCCTGGGCATGGTCCTGGAGACCTATGGATTCCTTAGCCTCTTCAA GGGCTTTTTCCCTGTCATCTTTGGCTTCCTGGGCAATGCCTCCAACATCCCCTTTCTGAGCGCG CTGTTCCAGAGGCTTCAGGGCACCAGATCAATGGTCTGA